A genomic region of Colletotrichum destructivum chromosome 1, complete sequence contains the following coding sequences:
- a CDS encoding Putative serine/threonine-protein kinase, active, with protein MATRTLESRFERMSVNDENEPVDGGKLYSKTQSLVKTSQLSQSSSRPNLVKVALQSQSTNAVASVTLPSQTVQRHAKNPASPTRKPLPSTSSRTSDEVAEIERKSAVSIILEPSTPKVFHLGMFEIGRPLGKGKFGRVYLARERTSGFICALKVLHKNELQQGRVEKQVRREIEIQSNLRHPNILQLYGHFHDSKRVFLILEFAGKGELYKHLRKESRFPEWKSAQYIAQMASALRYLHRKHVIHRDIKPENILMGIHGEIKISDFGWSVHAPNNRRNTMCGTLDYLPPEMIKPGSSDNYYNEKVDLWSLGVLTYEFLVGEAPFEDTPVMTQRRIARADMTVPSFVSPEAKDLIKKLLVLDPEKRIPLEQVQTHPWIVKHCVKGERAANRERSS; from the exons ATGGCTACTCGAACGTTGGAGTCGCGCTTTGAGCGCATGTCCGTCAATGACGAGAATGAGCCtgttgacggcggcaagctcTACTCCAAGACCCAG TCCTTGGTCAAGACATCACAGCTCTCCCAGAGCTCGAGCAGACCGAACCTCGTCAAGGTTGCACTCCAGTCCCAGAGcaccaacgccgtcgcctcggTAACGCTGCCCTCGCAAACCGTCCAACGGCATGCGAAAAACCCTGCGTCGCCCACAAGAAAGCCCCTCccctcaacctcgtcgaggacgtcagatgaggtcgccgagatcgaACGCAAGTCCGCCGTGTCCATCATCCTCGAGCCCTCGACGCCTAAAGTCTTCCATCTGGGCATGTTCGAAATCGGCCGGCCTCTGGGCAAGGGCAAGTTCGGCCGCGTGTACCTTGCGAGAGAGCGCACGAGTGGCTTCATCTGCGCCCTGAAGGTCCTGCACAAGAACGAGCTCCAGCAGGGCCGCGTCGAGAAGCAGGTTCGCCGCGAGATCGAGATCCAGAGCAACCTGCGACATCCCAACATTCTCCAGTTGTACGGCCACTTCCACGACAGCAAGCGCGTCTTCCTCATTCTCGAATTCGCTGGCAAGGGCGAGCTGTACAAGCACCTGCGCAAGGAGAGCCGCTTCCCTGAGTGGAAGTCGGCGCAGTACATCGCCCAGATGGCGTCAGCTCTGCGCTACCTGCATCGCAAGCATGTTATCCACAGAGACATCAAGCCCGAAAACATCCTCATGGGCATCCACGGCGAGATCAAGATCTCGGATTTCGGCTGGAGCGTCCACGCCCCTAACAACCGCCGCAACACGATGTGCGGTACCCTCGACTACCTTCCACCTGAAATGATCAAGCCCGGCAGCTCGGACAACTACTACAATGAAAAGGTCGACCTCTGGAGTCTGGGTGTCCTGACGTACGAGTTTCTTGTCGGTGAAGCGCCCTTCGAGGACACGCCTGTCATGACACAGAGGAGGATTGCCCGGGCTGACATGACCGTCCCGTCGTTTGTCAGTCCCGAGGCTAAGGACCTGATCAAGAAG ttgctcgtcctcgaccccGAGAAGAGAATACCTCTGGAGCAGGTCCAGACCCATCCTTGGATCGTCAAGCACTGCGTCAAGGGCGAGAGAGCCGCCAACCGCGAGAGGAGCTCCTAA
- a CDS encoding Putative nucleolar complex-associated protein, translating into MSSRATKRRRLTPPPEDEHDTAGKGSKKIQKSFFKSAAGWNLEQDYENRPRKGKKEKKNSNRLPIKTADGRVEQYQSLEGDNRDDDAASVESDGEWLEGREDEDATAEAAAERLRQDRRKEEEESNLPEPVQIHQAKEELAKIAMALNEDPEENVGAFKALAKIGQSRIQAIQKLTLATQLAVYKDAIPGYRIRPVAEDAPVEKLSKEVRKLRAFEQALVSNYQAYIKELAKWAKADIPATRQTGQSISSVAISCACTLVTAVPHFNFRSDLLKILVSKLSKRKIDADYVKCRRSLETLFVEDEEGRPSMEAVSLLTKMMKARGFAVDESVPNLFLHLRLLSEFAGKASQDRVDRERDPGAPAPQSRKSFKKEFRTKKERKMLKEQKAIEKDMQQADALVSHEERERMQSETLKLVFASYFRILKMRVPHLMGAVLEGLAKYAHLINQDFFGDLLEALKDLIRHAQEDAEDAEDVEGEQSQGAGGDDDDEEEEEDDDGPSRNTTREALLCTVTAFALLAGQDAHNSRAQLHLDLSHFVTHLFTSLPSFSMNPDLELTSKSLHIQPSAAAATRDNRVNLQTTTVLLLRCLTAVLLPAYQIRSVPPLRLAAFSKQLMSAALHVPDKSAQAVLALMQDVSHTHGKKIAALWRTEERKGDGTYNALSESVEGSNPFATTVWEGELLRRHFSPKVREGVKLLEKEISNA; encoded by the coding sequence ATGTCCTCCAGAGCCACCAAACGCCGTAGGCTCACGCCGCCCCCCGAAGACGAGCACGACACCGCCGGCAAGGGCTCCAAGAAGATCCAAAAATCCTTCTTCAAGAGCGCGGCTGGCTGGAATCTGGAGCAGGACTACGAGAACCGTCCACgcaaggggaagaaggagaagaaaaacagcAACCGGCTGCCGatcaagacggccgacggCCGTGTCGAACAGTACCAGTccctcgagggcgacaacAGAGATGATGACGCCGCCTCGGTCGAAAGTGACGGCGAATggctcgagggccgcgaggatgaagacgccaccgccgaggccgccgccgaacggCTGCGCCAGGACCGTaggaaagaggaagaagagtcGAACCTACCTGAGCCCGTCCAGATCCaccaggccaaggaggagctcgccaagATCGCCATGGCGCTGAACGAGGACCCAGAGGAGAACGTCGGCGCCTTCAAGGCCCTCGCCAAGATCGGCCAGTCGCGCATTCAGGCCATCCAAAAGCTCACGCTGGCCACCCAGCTTGCCGTCTACAAAGACGCCATCCCGGGCTACCGCATCcgccccgtcgccgaggacgcccCTGTCGAGAAGCTCTCTAAGGAGGTTCGCAAGCTGCGCGCCTTCGAGCAGGCCCTTGTCTCCAACTACCAGGCCTACATCAAGGAACTGGCCAAGTGGGCAAAAGCCGATATCCCTGCCACGCGCCAGACGGGGCAGAGCATCTCGAGCGTTGCCATCTCCTGTGCGTGCACGCTCGTCACCGCGGTGCCGCACTTCAACTTCCGTAGCGACCTCCTCAAGATCCTCGTCAGCAAGCTCTCCAAGCGCAAGATCGACGCCGACTACGTGAAATGCCGCCGATCGCTCGAGACGCTCTTcgttgaggacgaggaaggccgGCCCTCGATGGAGGCCGTTTCGCTGCTGACCAAGATGATGAAAGCCCgcggcttcgccgtcgatgagAGCGTGCCCAACCTGTTCCTCCACCTGCGCCTGCTATCCGAGTTCGCCGGCAAGGCGTCTCAGGACCGCGTCGACCGGGAGCGCGACCcgggcgcgccggcgccgcagtCACGCAAGAGCTTCAAGAAGGAGTTCCGCACCAAGAAGGAGCGCAAGATGCTCAAGGAGCAaaaggccatcgagaaggacatgcagcaggccgacgccctcgtcagCCACGAGGAACGCGAGCGCATGCAGTCCGAGACCCTCAAACTCGTGTTCGCGTCCTACTTTCGTATCCTCAAGATGCGCGTGCCGCATCTCATgggcgccgtcctcgagggcctggcCAAGTACGCCCACCTCATCAACCAAGACTTCTTTGGTGATTTGCTGGAGGCCCTTAAGGACCTCATCCGCCACGCCCAGGAGGAcgccgaagatgccgaggatgtcgaAGGCGAACAAAGCCAAGGAGCCGgcggtgatgacgacgacgaagaagaagaagaagacgacgacggcccgtCCCGTAACACAACCCGCGAAGCCCTGCTCTGCACCGTGACGGCCTTCGCCCTGCTCGCGGGCCAGGACGCACACAACTCCCGTGCCCAGCTGCACCTCGACCTCTCCCACTTCGTTACCCACCTCTTCACCTCgcttccctccttctccatgaACCCGGACCTCGAGCTGACCTCAAAGTCTCTACACATCcagccctcggccgccgcggcgacaCGCGACAACCGCGTGAACCTCCAGACCACCACCGTCCTACTGCTGCGCTGTCTGACGGCCGTGCTTCTGCCCGCCTACCAGATCCGCTCCGTCCCGCCGCTACGGCTGGCGGCTTTTTCGAAGCAGCTCATGTCCGCGGCGCTGCACGTGCCCGACAAGTCGGCGCAGGCGGTGCTGGCGCTGATGCAGGACGTCTCGCACACGCATGGCAAGAAGATTGCCGCCCTGTGGCGCACCGAGGAGAGGAAAGGCGATGGCACATATAACGCGCTGAGCGAGAGCGTCGAGGGCAGTAACCCGTTC
- a CDS encoding Putative peptidase M76, ATP23 — protein sequence MTILDDNQVPAAPSEAPSTTAAAAAVPSTQPQQQQQQPPPRELRNDPARTGFDPQTKWWMNYFNVLTGRMTPEGQFHYREARYRANEERDCKRCEEHRDWLLAFSPTVRFLNDKITALNGNLDSSNILCRRCPARLTEDGEVHRQSGGFSPAHGILICANEVRDRKHLEDTLSHEMVHAWDHLRWNVDWMGDLDLKHAACTEIRASTLSGECRWTREAFTRGNWSLSQQFQDCVRKRAIQSVLNRPRCKDDVQATKVVNQVWESCFSDTRPFDEVYR from the exons ATGACGATTCTCGACGATAATCAAGTGCCTGCAGCGCCCTCCGAGGCCccttcgacgacggcagcggcggcggcggtcccTTCGacgcagccgcagcagcaacaacaacaaccgccgccgcgtgaACTCCGTAATGATCCCGCCCGTACAGGTTTCGACCCGCAGACCAAGTGGTGGATGAATTACTTCAATGTACTCACCGGCCGCATGACCCCCGAGGGCCAGTTTCACTACCGCGAGGCCCGCTACCGCGCCAACGAGGAGCGCGACTGCAAGCGCTGCGAGGAGCACCGCGACTGGCTGCTCGCCTTCTCCCCGACCGTGCGCTTCCTCAACGACAAGATCACCGCCCTCAACGGCAACCTCGACTCGTCCAACATTCTCTGCAGGCGCTGCCCCGCCCGCCTgaccgaggacggcgaggtgcACCGCCAGTCCGGCGGCTTCAGCCCTGCCCACGGCATCCTAATCTGCGCCAACGAGGTGAGGGACCGCAAGCACCTCGAGGACACGCTGTCACACGAGATGGTACACGCCTGGGACCATTTGCGGTGGAACGTCGACTGGATGGGCGACTTGGACCTGAAGCATGCGGCGTGTACAGAG ATCCGCGCATCGACGCTCAGCGGCGAGTGCAGGTGGACGAGGGAGGCCTTCACGAGAGGCAACTGGAGCTTGTCGCAGCAGTTCCAGGACTGCGTGCGGAAGCGCGCCATACAGTCCGTGCTCAACCGGCCAAGGTGCAAGGACGATGTGCAGGCGACCAAGGTGGTGAACCAGGTCTGGGAATCGTGCTTCAGCGACACGCGGCCCTTTGACGAGGTTTATAGATGA
- a CDS encoding Putative aspartate/glutamate/uridylate kinase, glutamate/acetylglutamate kinase, PUA: MAEESGPTYMKHRESRKPLTVVLKLGTSSIVDEDTHQPLLSILSLIVETAVKLRKDGHRVVIVSSGAIGVGLLRMEMDKRPKHLSTLQALAAIGQCRLISLWDDLFGHFRQPVAQILLTRNDIADRTRYLNAQNTFNELLDLGVIPIVNENDTLAVSEIKFGDNDTLSAIAAGMVHADMLFLMTDVDCLYDKNPRTHPDAQAIEVVEDISSIQADVSTAGSSLGTGGMMTKIVAARLATSAGVTTVITRSSNPGNIVKIVRYVQAQQRSSPRFDATVHEGDDHDTDNEHHHDHAEDPMSQSTASLRLDQSVERPPLHTRFLPSSDPIRDRHFWLIHGLKPHGTLYIDSGAHSALLRKAGLLPAGVLDVEGNFAQQEAVRLVVVDRLHGASATPGGKPWGGTPIEVGRALVNYAAPEIMRIKGHQSSDIGGLLGYADSEYVAERQHIRIFSRESRPVTPSIEKVKEQIVEEVVSGITGYEQKP; this comes from the exons ATGGCGGAAGAGAGTGGTCCAACGT ATATGAAGCACCGTGAGAGTCGCAAACCCCTGACGGTGGTGCTGAAGCTAG GCACAAGCTCCATTGTTGATGAGGATACTCACCAACCCCTCTTATCCATTCTCAGTCTTATTGTAGAGACGGCGGTGAAGTTGAGAAAAGATGGCCATAGAGTAGTCATTGTCTCATCCGGTGCCATCGGcgttggccttcttcgcaTGGAGATGGACAAGCGGCCGAAGCACCTGTCAACACTGCAG GCGTTAGCGGCAATCGGCCAATGCAGGCTCATCAGTCTATGGGACGATTTGTTCGGCCACTTCAGACAACCCGTCGCCCAGATTCTACTCACTCGGAACGACATTGCGGAT AGGACGCGGTATCTCAATGCCCAGAACACGTTCAACGAGCTTCTTGACCTGGGGGTCATCCCCATCGTCAACGAGAACGATACCCTGGCGGTGTCGGAAATCAAGTTCGGCGACAACGATACCCTCTCCGCCATCGCTGCCGGCATGGTCCACGCAGACATGCTGTTCCTCATGACCGACGTGGATTGTCTCTACGACAAAAACCCCAGAACCCACCCGGACGCTCAGGccatcgaggtcgtcgaggacatctCCAGTATCCAGGCGGATG TCTCAACAGCGGGCTCCTCCCTCGGCACCGGTGGCATGATGACCAAGATCGTCGCCGCGAGACTAGCAACCTCGGCGGGCGTGACGACCGTCATCACCCGCTCTTCCAACCCGGGCAACATTGTCAAGATCGTGCGCTACgtccaggcccagcagcgGTCCTCCCCGCGCTTCGACGCCACTGTCcacgagggcgacgaccacGACACCGACAACGAGCACCATCACGACCACGCCGAAGACCCCATGTCCCAGTCCACCGCCTCCCTGCGCCTCGACCAGTCTGTCgagaggccgccgctgcaCACCCGCTTCCTCCCTTCCTCGGACCCGATCCGCGATCGCCATTTCTGGCTCATCCACGGCCTCAAGCCCCACGGCACGTTGTACATCGACTCCGGCGCCCACAGCGCCTTGTTGCGCAAGGCGGGGCTGCTCCCCGCTGGcgtgctcgacgtcgagggcaacTTTGCGCAGCAGGAGGCCGtccggctcgtcgtcgtcgaccggcTGCACGGCGCGAGCGCAACCCCGGGCGGCAAGCCATGGGGCGGCACGCccatcgaggtcggccgcGCGCTCGTCAATTACGCCGCTCCGGAGATCATGCGCATCAAGGGCCACCAGAGCTCGGACATCGGAGGTCTGCTGGGGTACGCCGACAGCGAGTACGTCGCGGAGAGGCAGCACATCCGCATCTTTAGCCGCGAGAGTCGGCCGGTAACGCCGAGCAtcgagaaggtcaaggagcagattgtcgaggaggtggtTTCGGGGATCACGGGATACGAACAGAAGCCGTAA
- a CDS encoding Putative TIP41-like protein, translating to MNHITSPNEPFPTPSALAAATTTHTQRNFRVASRKLPISKAGPIDEMTASLGIPVPEMIFGDNLVSVSHVPTGWSISFNAYDALDAVDKTDKKMLKVAYARDWSSSREKTSAGIKEVVKPYDWSYSTEYRGSLREPDDAREGHHRLEDTATRQIPLELLKRRDPILFFDDVVLFESELDDNGISIVSVKVRVHEKRMLLLCRLFMRLDNVIVRIRDTRVYADFETDEVIREYTAKEDSFDSVKRSLFMEGRLPDDITIALRDPNLLYNLLPTVEQTVQSVSLKQ from the exons ATGAATCACATAACCTCCCCCAACGAGCCGTTCCCGACCCcctccgccctcgccgcggccaCGACAACCCACACCCAGCGCAACTTTCGCGTCGCCTCCCGCAAGCTCCCCATCTCCAAGGCCGGCCCCATCGACGAGATGACGGCCTCGCTCGGAATCCCCGTCCCCGAAATGATCTTTGGCGACAACCTCGTGTCCGTCTCCCACGTACCGACGGGCTGGTCCATCTCCTTCAACGCCTACGACGCTCTCGACGCTGTCGACAAGACGGACAAAAAGATGCTCAAGGTTGCCTACGCCCGGGATTGGTCGTCCAGCAGGGAAAAGACGAGCGCGGGCATCAAGGAGGTTGTCAAACCCTATGACTGGTCTTACTCGACCGAGTACCGCGGCTCGCTGCGGgagcccgacgacgcccgggAGGGACACCACAGACTCGAGGACACGGCGACGCGGCAGATCCCGCTTGAGCTGCTCAAGCGACGGGACCCGattctcttcttcgacgacgtcgtgCTCTTCGAGAGCGAGCTCGATGACAACGGCATCTCCATTGTCAGCGTCAAGGTCCGCGTCCACGAGAAGcgcatgctgctgctgtgccgACTGTTCATGCGTCTCGACAACGTCATTGTGCGCATCCGGGACACGAGGGTCTACGCCGACttcgagacggacgaggtcaTTCGGGAGTACacggccaaggaggacaGCTTCGACAGCGTCAAGCGA TCACTGTTCATGGAGGGTCGATTGCCGGACGACATTACCATCGCGTTGCGGGACCCGAACCTGCTTTACAACCTACTGCCGACGGTCGAGCAGACGGTACAGAGCGTTTCCCTCAAGCAGTGA
- a CDS encoding Putative helicase, P-loop containing nucleoside triphosphate hydrolase produces MSSRTLASLCPRCQLTLRPQPFPRLTTSPWFTQNAAYRSAAKEKPSRMVLSDNVAKPRSRDARPPRRQVEGPFGGMNQTFARVPEGSRRAASRPTNSKAPSGRPSRGGESQSSSDPRKALKMQRSLAGVSYGKRNVLKDRMQEYESFDQFDLIPAVKTAISEDLLRGMVDIKPTPVQRLAIPAMLGQTSAFKVRGEKRQDFLLAAETGSGKTLAYLLPAVNAMKIAEEANPDIQAYKKRFEEERAREKTSKSKKLSSFDEPHPTLARPRVIVLVPSAELVDQVGRVAKMLSHAVKFKSEKLSANISATTIQRNLYSPRGVDMVIATPHLLASIADSDPNVLSQVSHLIVDEADSLFDRSFAPVTTTIIDRAMPSLKQFILCSATIPKRLDNYLANNFPDMTRITTPNLHAIPRRVQLGVIDVVKDPYRNNKNLACADAIYTIGREASKHEGPIQGEIDVRRIMVFVNEREKTTEVAEYLQSKGIDAVALNRDTAENRQSEMLNSFTSAEPLRSIVSESLPEGKRSLPNTKVIVATDLASRGIDTLAVRHVILYDVPHTTIDFIHRLGRAGRMGRRGRGIVLVGKDDKRDVVSEVKESMFMGQALI; encoded by the coding sequence ATGTCGTCGAGAACTCTGGCATCGCTGTGCCCCAGATGCCAACTGACCTTACGGCCCCAACCATTCCCGCGACTGACAACTTCGCCATGGTTCACGCAAAATGCCGCCTACCGTTCGGCGGCGAAAGAGAAGCCGTCGCGCATGGTTCTCTCTGACAACGTCGCGAAACCCCGAAGCAGAGATGCCCGCCCGCCGAGACGACAGGTCGAGGGGCCTTTTGGTGGCATGAACCAGACATTCGCCAGAGTCCCGGAAGGGTCCCGCCGTGCCGCTTCGCGGCCGACCAACTCGAAAGCGCCGTCAGGCAGACCTAGCAGAGGAGGCGAATCCCAGTCCTCGTCCGATCCGAGAAAGGCGCTCAAGATGCAACGGTCTCTGGCAGGTGTGTCGTACGGAAAGAGAAACGTCTTGAAAGACAGGATGCAGGAATACGAATCTTTTGACCAGTTCGACCTCATCCCTGCCGTCAAGACCGCCATCAGCGAAGATCTCCTGCGGGGGATGGTAGACATCAAGCCGACGCCCGTCCAGAGGCTTGCGATCCCGGCCATGCTAGGCCAGACCAGCGCGTTCAAGGTCAGAGGAGAAAAAAGGCAGGACTTCTTGCTCGCGGCCGAGACCGGTTCAGGCAAGACGTTGGCGTACCTGCTgcccgccgtcaacgccatgAAGATTGCCGAGGAGGCAAACCCTGATATCCAGGCCTACAAGAAGCGCTTCGAAGAGGAGAGGGCCAGGGAAAAGACATCCAAGTCGAAAAAATTATCCTCGTTTGACGAGCCGCACCCAACCTTGGCAAGGCCTCGGGTCATTGTCCTGGTTCCTTCTgcggagctcgtcgaccaggTCGGCAGAGTGGCCAAGATGCTCTCCCACGCCGTCAAGTTCAAGTCGGAAAAGCTTTCTGCCAACATAAGCGCCACTACGATCCAGCGGAACTTGTACTCGccgcgcggcgtcgacatggTCATCGCAACGCCTCATCTGCTCGCCTCGATCGCCGACTCCGACCCCAACGTGCTCTCTCAGGTCAGTCACCTgatcgtcgacgaggccgactcGCTATTCGACCGAAGCTTCGCACCCGTCACCACGACCATTATCGACAGGGCGATGCCGTCGCTGAAGCAGTTCATTCTTTGTTCGGCGACCATCCCCAAGAGACTGGACAACTACCTGGCCAACAACTTCCCCGACATGACCCGCATCACGACGCCGAACCTTCACGCCATCCCCAGAAGAGTCCAGCTCGGTGTtatcgacgtcgtcaaggacccCTACCGCAACAACAAGAACCTGGCCTGTGCTGACGCCATCTACACCATTGGCCGCGAGGCGTCCAAGCATGAGGGCCCGATTCAGGGCGAGATCGACGTTCGCCGCATCATGgtcttcgtcaacgagcgcgagaagacgacggaggTGGCTGAATATCTCCAGTCCAAGGGCATCGACGCCGTTGCGCTGAACAGAGACACGGCCGAGAACCGCCAGTCTGAAATGCTTAACTCGTTTACGTCGGCGGAGCCCCTGCGCTCAATTGTGTCCGAGTCTCTCCCTGAGGGTAAGCGGTCGCTACCCAACACCAAGGTCATTGTCGCCACCGACCTGGCATCTAGGGGCATCGACACGTTGGCTGTGCGGCATGTCATTCTATACGATGTCCCACATACCACCATCGACTTCATCCATCGTCTGGGACGAGCTGGACGCATGGGACGTCGTGGAAGGGGTATTGTGCTTGTTGGAAAAGACGACAAGAGGGACGTTGTTTCCGAGGTCAAGGAGAGCATGTTCATGGGCCAAGCTCTAATTTAA
- a CDS encoding Putative 60S ribosome subunit biogenesis protein NIP7, pre-PUA: MRPLTEKETETLFNKLASYMGSSLKNLIAPLDNGPEPDRYVFRMIRDRVYYVRLSVANLATSIAREKLLSIGICLGKFTKTGKFRLHVTALPVLSEHARYKIWVKPNGEMPFLYGGNIVKAHVGRWSEDCPEHQGVIVFSMDDKPLGFGVTARSTAEARRLDPTGVVCFRQSDCGEYLRDEDTLFAG; encoded by the exons ATGCGTCCCCTTACGGAAAAGGAGACCGAGACCCTCTTCAACAAGCTGGCTAGCTACATGGGCAGCTCGCTCAAGAACCTCATCGCCCCGCTCGACAACGGCCCCGAGCCGGACCGCTACGTCTTCCGCATGATCCGCGACCGCGTGTACTACGTGCGCCTCTCCGTCGCCAATCTGGCAACCAGCATCGCCCGCGAGAAGCTTCTCAGCATCGGCATCTGCTTGG GCAAGTTCACAAAGACTGGCAAGTTCCGTCTGCACGTCACCGCCCTTCCGGTTCTCAGCGAGCACGCAAGATACAAGATCTGGGTCAAG CCCAATGGAGAGATGCCCTTCCTGTATGGTGGCAACATCGTCAAGGCCCACGTCGGCCGCTGGTCCGAAGATTGTCCGGAACACCAgggcgtcatcgtcttctccatGGACGACAAGcccctcggcttcggcgtcacCGCCCgctcgacggccgaggcgcgcCGTCTCGACCCCACTGGTGTTGTGTGCTTCAGGCAATCCGATTGCGGCGAGTACCTGCGTGACGAAGATACCCTCTTTGCCGGTTAA